Proteins co-encoded in one Leucobacter exalbidus genomic window:
- a CDS encoding S-layer homology domain-containing protein → MRYLSRAVAGGVLAVALVLSGSPAQAFQLNDARLDAGLRTPATAEALSDAVPGDAGVTEAEADGNGTSAAGEGPAAGDSAGGDSTGGDSAGGDSAADADADADADAGSGPSADAGSEAQADAGAGVEPDADSDAGSEAGADAVDDSAGSGADAETAASANEGAETPADETSAADTPDRKTVKKQARQTNPAAGSVTVPEQLAVDGNIIIVPDEHGAISLEDLTAGHVPEVSAGAVLVATSDLGTLPVDVAAVQGDIVPGGKFSGVVTLSDEAIEATEELWEASDHQSGDEPSAAEVAELAVAAAADVGQPLVADGTVTPTAASEAYTSSLANSDAVTNAAVSRSHPVDIVNFGGTARTQATQAEMTKIVTDTSAFWKSQTNGQISAMPVASYRAATTKLNLCMDPTRDARLWDEAAKKAGFSDMNRYVGSGRHLVVFVNANCDSTVGWGNIGTLHSGGVTWINLGARPAGVAVSDMTHTTAHEIGHNLGLGHGDARSCASPHSAGPTSGVNGYPTGGRGCQDFGYLDLWNVMGMYLQTYGTKPPALAMSQKRLLGVTNSTMLKEVTSSGGLSQTFTLSGAGLNSGLRGLRVQTPSPGGTIFVEYRNGLGQDSGLAMLGRGEVMFNRGTNQQVSVGTGVKVMQGYAGVGRRSVAANTWSGGSRHLTMNQGATHKTYGDTARVYVSAAASNATASTASVRVMYKGFKPGGKTVSIAVEKGGSALAGKKLQAKLSGRWAVSYGGIPTSIKLSYRWYRDGKAISGATGKSYRTKASDTGKRITVRVKPSAAGYVTGAGSLSSAKKIAKTPYYDVAWGHKYYKETAWVKSRGITATITSGGKSYFKPTGGLTRSAMAVFMYNLNTPKGATKPRGFKVPKKSPFKDVSTKHKYYKQIAWMSTSGIYTGTKTSTGHTFSPGATVTRALMANVTYRMDKKVASKTSFKAPAKSPFRDVSTKHKNYKQIAWMYKTNLHRGVALATGRSKYQPTKKVTRQEFARVLYRYTH, encoded by the coding sequence GTGCGTTACCTATCACGAGCCGTCGCTGGGGGTGTGCTCGCGGTTGCGCTGGTGCTGAGCGGATCGCCGGCACAAGCCTTTCAACTGAACGATGCGCGCCTCGATGCGGGGCTTCGAACACCGGCCACGGCCGAGGCACTGTCAGATGCGGTGCCGGGTGACGCGGGTGTCACCGAGGCAGAGGCCGACGGGAACGGCACGTCTGCAGCAGGGGAAGGACCTGCTGCTGGGGACTCGGCGGGCGGGGACTCGACGGGCGGGGACTCTGCTGGCGGCGATTCTGCTGCTGACGCTGACGCTGACGCTGACGCTGATGCCGGATCCGGGCCAAGCGCCGACGCCGGGTCTGAGGCGCAAGCTGATGCTGGGGCTGGTGTTGAACCTGACGCCGATTCTGATGCGGGCTCTGAGGCAGGCGCCGACGCGGTTGACGACTCAGCCGGATCCGGTGCTGACGCTGAAACAGCTGCGTCGGCGAACGAAGGTGCAGAGACGCCAGCTGACGAAACATCAGCTGCCGACACTCCTGATCGCAAGACCGTCAAGAAGCAGGCGAGGCAGACGAATCCTGCGGCAGGTTCCGTGACGGTGCCCGAGCAGCTCGCCGTCGACGGCAACATCATCATCGTTCCCGATGAACACGGCGCCATCAGTCTCGAAGACTTGACCGCGGGGCACGTTCCCGAGGTCAGCGCGGGCGCCGTGTTGGTGGCGACGAGCGACCTTGGAACACTGCCGGTCGATGTAGCTGCTGTGCAGGGCGACATCGTGCCGGGGGGCAAATTTAGTGGCGTTGTCACGCTGAGTGATGAGGCGATCGAAGCGACCGAAGAGCTGTGGGAAGCGAGCGATCACCAAAGCGGTGATGAGCCGAGCGCGGCCGAGGTGGCTGAGCTTGCGGTCGCAGCTGCAGCAGATGTGGGGCAGCCCCTCGTGGCAGACGGAACGGTCACCCCCACCGCCGCGAGCGAGGCGTACACCTCGAGCCTGGCGAACTCTGACGCGGTCACCAACGCGGCGGTGTCGCGCAGCCACCCCGTCGACATCGTGAACTTTGGGGGCACCGCGCGTACGCAGGCCACGCAGGCCGAAATGACAAAAATCGTGACCGATACCTCGGCGTTCTGGAAATCACAGACCAACGGTCAGATCAGCGCGATGCCGGTGGCCAGCTACCGCGCAGCCACCACGAAACTCAATCTGTGCATGGACCCGACGAGAGACGCGCGGCTGTGGGATGAAGCGGCAAAGAAGGCCGGGTTCAGCGACATGAACCGCTACGTGGGGTCGGGCCGTCACCTCGTCGTGTTCGTGAATGCGAACTGTGACAGCACCGTCGGCTGGGGCAACATTGGCACCCTGCACAGCGGCGGCGTCACCTGGATCAACCTGGGTGCGAGGCCCGCAGGGGTGGCCGTGAGCGACATGACGCACACCACCGCGCACGAGATCGGCCACAACCTGGGGCTCGGTCACGGTGACGCACGCTCGTGTGCATCACCGCACTCGGCGGGCCCGACCTCGGGCGTGAACGGGTACCCCACAGGCGGCCGCGGTTGCCAAGACTTTGGGTATCTCGATCTGTGGAACGTGATGGGAATGTACCTGCAAACGTACGGTACGAAGCCCCCGGCCCTCGCGATGAGTCAGAAGCGGCTGCTGGGTGTGACGAACTCCACCATGCTGAAAGAGGTCACCTCATCGGGTGGCCTGAGTCAAACCTTCACGCTCTCAGGCGCGGGGCTCAACAGCGGCCTGCGTGGCCTGCGGGTGCAGACTCCATCGCCCGGTGGCACGATCTTTGTGGAGTACCGCAACGGGCTCGGGCAGGATTCGGGGCTTGCGATGCTGGGGCGCGGTGAAGTCATGTTCAACCGCGGCACCAACCAGCAGGTGAGCGTGGGCACCGGCGTGAAAGTCATGCAGGGATATGCGGGCGTGGGCAGACGCAGTGTCGCGGCCAACACCTGGTCAGGCGGCAGCAGGCACCTCACCATGAACCAGGGTGCGACGCACAAAACGTATGGCGACACCGCACGCGTGTACGTGTCGGCGGCTGCATCGAATGCGACCGCCAGCACCGCCTCGGTGCGCGTGATGTACAAGGGGTTCAAACCCGGTGGGAAGACCGTGTCAATCGCGGTAGAAAAGGGTGGCTCGGCGCTCGCTGGTAAAAAGCTGCAGGCCAAACTTTCGGGTCGGTGGGCTGTGTCATACGGCGGGATCCCGACGAGTATCAAGCTGAGCTACCGGTGGTACCGCGACGGCAAAGCGATCTCGGGCGCCACGGGCAAGTCGTACCGCACCAAGGCTTCAGACACCGGTAAACGAATCACGGTGCGGGTGAAGCCGTCGGCGGCTGGGTATGTGACCGGCGCGGGGTCGCTGTCGAGCGCGAAGAAGATCGCGAAGACGCCCTATTACGACGTCGCCTGGGGGCACAAGTATTACAAGGAAACCGCGTGGGTGAAGTCTCGCGGCATCACCGCCACGATCACGTCGGGCGGCAAATCCTACTTCAAACCCACTGGCGGCCTGACGCGCTCGGCGATGGCCGTGTTCATGTACAACCTGAACACTCCGAAGGGAGCGACGAAACCCAGGGGGTTCAAGGTACCCAAGAAGTCACCGTTTAAGGACGTGTCGACGAAGCACAAGTATTACAAGCAGATCGCGTGGATGTCGACCTCGGGAATCTACACGGGCACCAAAACATCGACGGGGCATACATTCTCGCCCGGCGCCACTGTGACGAGGGCGCTGATGGCCAACGTCACTTACCGCATGGACAAAAAGGTGGCGTCGAAGACGAGTTTCAAGGCCCCCGCGAAGTCGCCGTTCAGAGACGTGTCGACGAAACACAAGAACTACAAGCAGATCGCGTGGATGTATAAAACGAACCTGCACCGTGGGGTCGCGCTCGCAACGGGCAGGTCGAAGTATCAGCCGACCAAGAAGGTGACGCGGCAAGAGTTTGCCCGCGTGCTGTACCGGTATACACACTAG
- a CDS encoding glycosyltransferase has translation MPTTLQNVVFPINKDPDVLPLYADAEVWSKIGDKQVRLSQNAHIDNVLSRSSSRVRAGQRVSFASYFNAFPAAYWQRWTVVNAVRLTLRTQGPGTVIVYRSNASGVQQRVDSREVSGSAEHVFDLPLSMFSDGGWYWFDLIASTDDLVLESGAWTTDATPVQTGKLSLGMTTYNKPDYCVSTLENVAADPALLEGIDRIFLVDQGTQKVRDQAGFTEVAAHLGEKLQLIEQGNLGGSGGFSRSMAETLEREDSDFLMLLDDDVEFETESALRGLQFGRFNSEPVIVGGHMFDLLDKPVVHAWAEVVRPEPFMWGPSFEEQHRHDFRKQNLRQTKWMHARLDADYNGWWMCMIPKKIIAEIGLSLPVFIKWDDAEYGLRARAAGYRTVSMPGVALWHVSWLDKDDSQDWQAFFHTRNRIVAGLLHSDRPHGGKLIQNSGRQDIKKLLNMQYYATELAVEGMRSVLRGPHELHKSISKDMPAARARAADYPETRVYKPHDEHTPVAIGGRALPSLEESLESPKGLRLALFTLRMVPKHWRRASAEAEMRAPELEYAKRDAAWWQIPHHSSVIVGAADGSGKMWYRHDRVKFRRLLRESRALSRRIEKNWDRLAAEYRAALPQITSVEEWKKTFEGR, from the coding sequence ATGCCGACCACCCTGCAAAACGTTGTATTTCCGATCAACAAGGATCCCGATGTGCTGCCGCTGTACGCAGACGCCGAGGTCTGGTCCAAGATCGGCGACAAGCAGGTACGCCTGAGTCAGAACGCGCACATCGACAATGTCCTGTCGCGTTCGAGCAGCCGGGTTCGTGCCGGCCAGCGCGTGTCTTTCGCCAGCTATTTCAACGCGTTTCCTGCCGCCTACTGGCAGCGCTGGACCGTCGTTAACGCGGTGCGCCTGACGCTGCGCACCCAGGGCCCCGGCACCGTCATTGTGTACCGCTCGAACGCGAGCGGCGTGCAGCAGCGCGTCGACTCCCGCGAGGTCTCAGGCAGCGCCGAGCACGTCTTCGATCTGCCCCTCAGCATGTTTAGCGACGGTGGCTGGTACTGGTTCGACCTGATCGCCAGCACCGATGATCTCGTGCTCGAAAGCGGTGCGTGGACCACCGACGCGACCCCGGTGCAGACCGGCAAGCTCAGCCTCGGCATGACCACCTACAATAAGCCCGACTACTGCGTCTCAACGCTCGAGAACGTGGCCGCTGACCCGGCGCTGCTCGAAGGCATCGACCGCATTTTCTTGGTCGACCAGGGCACGCAGAAGGTGCGCGACCAGGCGGGCTTCACCGAGGTGGCCGCGCACTTGGGCGAGAAGCTGCAGCTCATCGAACAGGGCAACCTGGGCGGCTCAGGCGGTTTCTCGCGGTCGATGGCCGAAACGCTTGAGCGCGAAGACTCAGATTTCTTGATGCTACTCGATGACGACGTCGAATTTGAGACCGAGAGCGCACTGCGCGGCCTCCAGTTTGGCCGCTTCAACAGCGAACCCGTGATCGTTGGCGGGCACATGTTCGACCTTCTCGATAAGCCCGTGGTGCATGCCTGGGCCGAGGTCGTACGCCCCGAGCCGTTCATGTGGGGCCCTTCGTTTGAGGAGCAGCACCGCCACGACTTCCGCAAGCAGAACCTGCGCCAGACGAAGTGGATGCACGCCCGCCTCGATGCCGATTACAACGGCTGGTGGATGTGCATGATCCCGAAGAAGATCATCGCCGAGATCGGCCTGTCGCTGCCCGTGTTCATCAAGTGGGATGACGCCGAGTATGGCCTGCGCGCCCGCGCCGCCGGCTACCGCACGGTCTCGATGCCCGGTGTGGCACTGTGGCACGTGTCGTGGCTTGATAAGGACGACTCACAAGACTGGCAGGCGTTCTTCCACACCCGCAACCGCATCGTCGCTGGTCTCTTGCACTCTGACCGCCCGCACGGCGGCAAGCTGATCCAAAACAGCGGCCGACAAGACATTAAGAAGCTGCTGAACATGCAGTACTACGCGACCGAGCTCGCCGTCGAGGGCATGCGCTCGGTGTTGCGCGGCCCGCACGAGCTACACAAGTCGATCTCGAAGGATATGCCAGCGGCACGTGCCCGCGCCGCTGACTACCCCGAGACCCGCGTGTACAAGCCGCACGATGAGCACACGCCGGTCGCCATCGGTGGTCGCGCACTGCCCTCGCTCGAAGAGTCGCTCGAGTCTCCCAAGGGACTGAGGCTCGCCTTGTTCACGCTGCGCATGGTGCCCAAGCACTGGCGCCGTGCGAGCGCTGAGGCCGAGATGCGGGCGCCCGAGCTTGAGTACGCGAAGCGCGACGCCGCGTGGTGGCAGATTCCGCACCACTCCAGCGTGATTGTCGGCGCCGCCGACGGCAGCGGCAAGATGTGGTACCGCCACGACCGCGTCAAGTTCCGTCGCCTGCTGCGCGAATCACGCGCGCTCAGCCGCCGCATCGAAAAGAACTGGGATCGTCTGGCCGCCGAGTACCGCGCGGCACTCCCCCAGATCACCTCGGTCGAAGAGTGGAAGAAGACCTTCGAGGGCCGCTAG
- a CDS encoding O-antigen ligase family protein has protein sequence MAQSKTRLGVSAYAICAFVFVLGSNGVRNLLGWPGFLALAVVLTVFGIVIFVREKPARFRWYRLPSPLYWFLGLAVLSIIWSQYRFETLLGVIAQLATTLLAVVLAFVLTWQEVLRTLSTALRYLLGLSLVFELFVSLVIKHPLMPLWMEKPEGKTPKLLYWSRDLLFTGGPIQGLVASSVLLGFIALIGLIVFGIQLRAGLVRPVTGWLWVAVAFGTILLTRGATVWVALAACAAGLALALWARRLRPERRVPLYITAISLIAAGIAVTLFARDFVFGLLGKSGDLTGRVDTWTKVIGLAEDRPWFGWGWVSYWPFWTEPFTSLDRKAGLQVMSAHNAWLDVWLQLGIVGVLVFLPLVALTVWRVWFRAVDPPRRGFGPALPYATSALWPYLVMIALIVQSFTESRLLLEGNWVLLVLIAVKSRYDFQLPSLDAEPKKLAWRRVPIPRDTGVITLKETQR, from the coding sequence ATGGCCCAGAGCAAGACCCGACTCGGCGTGAGCGCTTATGCGATCTGCGCTTTTGTATTTGTGCTCGGAAGTAACGGAGTGCGTAATTTGCTCGGCTGGCCCGGGTTTCTCGCGCTTGCCGTAGTCCTCACGGTGTTTGGCATCGTGATCTTCGTGCGCGAAAAACCGGCCCGGTTCAGGTGGTACCGACTGCCCTCACCGCTGTACTGGTTCTTAGGGCTCGCCGTACTGTCGATTATTTGGTCACAGTACCGATTCGAGACGCTGCTGGGCGTCATCGCGCAGCTCGCCACCACGCTGCTCGCGGTCGTGCTCGCCTTCGTGCTCACCTGGCAGGAAGTGCTGCGCACCCTCAGCACGGCACTGCGCTACCTGCTCGGCCTCTCCCTCGTGTTTGAACTGTTCGTGTCACTGGTCATCAAACACCCGTTGATGCCACTGTGGATGGAAAAGCCCGAGGGCAAAACCCCCAAGCTGCTGTACTGGAGCCGCGACCTACTCTTCACCGGCGGCCCCATTCAGGGACTCGTCGCAAGCTCGGTGCTGCTCGGCTTCATCGCCCTGATCGGCCTGATCGTGTTCGGCATTCAACTGCGCGCCGGCCTCGTACGCCCCGTCACCGGCTGGCTGTGGGTGGCCGTCGCCTTCGGCACCATTCTGCTCACCCGCGGCGCGACCGTGTGGGTGGCGCTCGCCGCATGCGCGGCCGGCCTCGCCCTCGCATTGTGGGCGAGGCGGCTGCGGCCCGAGCGCCGGGTACCGCTCTACATCACCGCGATCAGCCTGATTGCGGCGGGTATCGCCGTTACCCTGTTTGCCCGCGACTTCGTGTTTGGGCTGCTCGGTAAGAGCGGCGACCTCACCGGCCGCGTCGACACCTGGACCAAGGTCATCGGGCTCGCCGAAGATCGCCCCTGGTTTGGCTGGGGTTGGGTGAGCTACTGGCCGTTTTGGACCGAGCCGTTCACCTCCCTCGATCGGAAGGCTGGCCTGCAGGTGATGAGCGCGCACAACGCGTGGCTCGATGTCTGGCTGCAGCTGGGCATCGTCGGTGTGCTCGTGTTCTTGCCACTCGTCGCCCTCACCGTGTGGCGCGTGTGGTTTCGGGCCGTCGACCCGCCCCGCCGCGGCTTTGGCCCGGCACTCCCCTACGCCACGAGTGCACTGTGGCCCTATCTCGTGATGATCGCGCTCATTGTGCAGTCGTTCACCGAGAGCCGACTGCTGCTCGAAGGAAACTGGGTGCTGCTCGTACTCATTGCCGTAAAATCACGCTACGATTTTCAGCTCCCCTCTCTCGACGCCGAACCCAAAAAGCTCGCCTGGCGCCGGGTGCCCATTCCGCGCGACACCGGCGTGATTACGCTCAAAGAAACCCAGAGGTAA